A window from Hymenobacter volaticus encodes these proteins:
- a CDS encoding porin family protein, with the protein MNTKRLFGRLAAATLLFSAFTISAQAQIQPHRVPAYTGKYTGKAQARSVYSPKSTSSALGPQFGIRAGVNVSDWSGDAVQNVMDVADFSSGAVTKEMKPGFHVGFYATLPLGPSFAIEPGISYSEKGTKLVGTVPFEKLDFLNARVTATSRMAYIDVPVLAKAYITPGFYIFAGPQASFLVSNNARVEASALGISAYKQDFDIKDQFRPVDFGIVGGIGYQSTSGIGFSAGYDYGLSSLDKNNRFDAQNRVIKASLNYSF; encoded by the coding sequence ATGAATACGAAGCGACTTTTCGGCCGCCTGGCCGCGGCTACCCTTTTGTTTTCCGCTTTCACCATCTCCGCCCAGGCGCAGATTCAGCCCCACCGTGTGCCTGCCTATACCGGCAAATACACGGGCAAAGCGCAGGCCCGCTCGGTATACTCTCCTAAATCAACGAGTTCTGCCCTAGGTCCGCAGTTCGGTATTCGGGCCGGCGTAAACGTATCCGACTGGTCGGGCGACGCAGTGCAAAACGTAATGGACGTAGCCGACTTTTCCAGCGGCGCCGTGACCAAGGAAATGAAGCCCGGCTTCCATGTGGGCTTCTACGCCACGTTGCCGCTAGGCCCAAGCTTCGCCATCGAACCCGGCATCAGCTACTCCGAAAAAGGCACGAAACTGGTGGGCACCGTCCCCTTCGAGAAACTTGATTTCCTGAACGCCCGCGTGACGGCCACCTCCCGCATGGCATATATTGATGTGCCCGTGCTGGCCAAAGCCTACATCACACCTGGCTTCTACATCTTCGCTGGCCCGCAAGCTTCCTTCCTGGTAAGTAACAACGCCCGCGTAGAAGCCAGCGCCCTCGGCATCTCGGCCTACAAGCAAGACTTCGACATCAAAGACCAGTTTCGCCCCGTCGATTTCGGCATAGTTGGCGGCATCGGCTATCAGTCCACCAGCGGCATCGGCTTCAGCGCCGGCTACGACTACGGCCTCTCATCCCTCGACAAAAACAACCGCTTCGACGCGCAGAACCGCGTAATCAAAGCGTCGCTGAACTACTCGTTTTAA